AAGTTTTATCTCTTTCTTTTACAAATAAAATAGATATAAGCCAAGCTAGTGCCATTTTTACATAATATTCATCTGACCTTACTTCAAGACAAATTTTAAAAATATCGTCTAAGTATCTCCCTTCTATATAATAATCTAAAAGAGTTACAAGCCCAACTCTTACAACCCAAGGATTTGCTGATTTATGGAAATTTTTTAGAAGAAAAAAATGCTTATCTTTATTTTTATTTATAATTTTAAGATTTCCTACCACTACATCACAAACAGCCCAAGAATCTACATACTTATAATAAAAATCTAAAAGATATGGCTCAATCACAGAATAATCTTCCTTAACATAAGAAAGAACAAGCCCTTTTAAAACTTTTTCTTCATAGATATCATTTATAGGAAGTTCTACAAATTTTCTCCAATCTCCTTTGGCAATTTCTTTAGCTATCTTTTTTATAATTGGTGTCCTTATACCAATAACTTTATTTGATGGGAGATTTAAAATTTTGGCATGTCTTTCTAAATCCCAAATCTTATCTTGTTCACCCCATAGATAAACTAAAAACTCCTTATAAGTTTCACTATTCCACTCAATATTTTTTAAATCCATTTTTTATTCCTTAAAATTTTCCGTAGTGTACTTTTGATAAATCTATATCTTTTTCAGTGTAACTTGGCTTTTCCTCGTCAGCATATCCTAAAGCTATAAAGCAAAGAACTCTGTAATTTTCAGGAAGTCCCACTATTTTTGAAAATAGTTCATCTGATGGCTCATTATTAGGACTAAATCTATCTCTAAGTTGTAGCCAACAACTTCCAAGTCCCATTTCATGTGCTTTTAATTGAATTGTATAACCTGCTATTGAAGAATCTTCTATCCAAGTTCCTGCCTTTGTAGTATCACATACAACAGCTATTCCAGCTTGAGCAGTTTCTAAAAATCCCGCTCCTGCTTTTTTAATTCCTATTAATTTTTTTACATCTTTTTCATTATTAAAAACTATAAATTCACAAGCTCTTGCATTGTGTCCTGTAGGTGCTACTATTGCCACCTTTAAAAGTTCATCTAG
This region of Fusobacterium perfoetens genomic DNA includes:
- a CDS encoding DNA alkylation repair protein, which produces MDLKNIEWNSETYKEFLVYLWGEQDKIWDLERHAKILNLPSNKVIGIRTPIIKKIAKEIAKGDWRKFVELPINDIYEEKVLKGLVLSYVKEDYSVIEPYLLDFYYKYVDSWAVCDVVVGNLKIINKNKDKHFFLLKNFHKSANPWVVRVGLVTLLDYYIEGRYLDDIFKICLEVRSDEYYVKMALAWLISILFVKERDKTLEFLNDNRENLDPWTYNKALQKIIESLRVSSEDKLLMKKMKIKS
- a CDS encoding nitroreductase family protein; this translates as MNFMSRRSIRKYKDIPVEKEKLDELLKVAIVAPTGHNARACEFIVFNNEKDVKKLIGIKKAGAGFLETAQAGIAVVCDTTKAGTWIEDSSIAGYTIQLKAHEMGLGSCWLQLRDRFSPNNEPSDELFSKIVGLPENYRVLCFIALGYADEEKPSYTEKDIDLSKVHYGKF